gtcctgggaacccgagactaacatcctggactaagatctcatcaagaggttcctgcaggcaagaaagaggggaggCCAAAAGAGGAGGGGAACTGTCACGGCCgcaacctctctctgccccatgcagccgccggggtccatgtgcagggacccggcgctgctaccagttcggccccgggggggcgccttacctcgccccgctcctgtctccgtctgcaccggccggcgcgcgcgccagctgtctcagatttaaagagccatgccgcccctaattggaggtttgcaccaatcactccctataaatcccagcatgccctgtccctcgtgttggagcctctacatgcttcccatagtgtttggcccagctccctgttgttcctgatctcagtccttgttcctgttcgctgacccggtccctagtccctgtccgctgccttcctattgttcctgagtaccgTCTGTTACCTGCGAATACGCCTCCaaacctctgcctgcactatctcctgcctactgctcctgccacgcctcgcctgccgtcactagcaaccaagccaggggtagcgacctgcggggccgcctgccgcagcaagcccatcccgccttgcggcgggctctggtgaaaaccagcagcctcttagactccgctccctggtgaggttagtgccattgctagtgacggttcagtggatccaggACTCCAGGCATTACAATTTTGCCCCTAAGGTAACAGTTACAATGGTTGAAAAAAGGCACATGtcaatcaagttcaaccaaggttCCTTCATCAGAGAACAGTAATTATTTAATCGAGTTGCCCGTGTTAGTTCCGGACCCTTCCGGTGAGGAAAAGACAAGACTACATTCCCTCGATGTAAGGAGAGCGCTGGGCATTCATCGTAACTTACAAGGGACATCAGGAAATCTGGCAATCTATTCTCGTCTTttgcaggaaggggggggggggggggcggggagaagGCTTCCAAGGCCATCCTTCTAGATGGATAAATGCAATGATAATGCTCGGCTACGAAGAAGCTGGTCTTCAAACTCCAGGTCCTATAAAAGTTTATTCAATACGTGCCATGCCAACATTATGGGCTGAGAGAAATTGTGTCCCGATTGAGCAGATTTGCATAACCAGATCCTGGTGCTTTTAATACTTCTCAAGACAATACCGGCTGGATGTTAGATTTTCGGGGCCGCCGGATTTTAAGGTCTTCCAATACAATCTCTGAGTAACTTCTTACTAAGTCGCCATTGGTGCTGCCGCTGAGATGTAAGGGAAAGTGTTATTTCTACTCATCATAAACTCTCTTCACTATAGTCCAAGGCAGCAGCACGGactatcctcctcccccccccccccataaaattaTTTATGCAGaatacctttttttctttttaaatttacTTTCAAAATCATTATAAATAAACACAAGAGAGGAGTCAGCGTGGGGCCTATATCGACTCTGCTATTAAGCCTTGAATTGATATCATCTGCCCTATAATTGCAGGGAGAAGAATGTGAATAGTCACATGAACTACTTTTATATTGCATTTGAGGTATATGTGTTATATTTGACAGAGAAATTTGTACtttgttggtcccctcaaaaaaataaataaataaaaggtgtactggtggagggggatgaggaaaaggccaatctactaaatacattcttctctactgtattcacagaagaAAACCCTCTGACAGACATGAGTAGgtataatgtaaatcctcccataaatctcactgTCTGACCCAATGAGAAGGGCAGCGCCGCATTATAATCCACaaatcaccgggcccagaaggcatCCATCCCAGAGGACTGCAGGAAGTAAGTACTTTTCTAGACAGGCCTTATTAGAGTCTATAaggacagggattgttccacatgaCTGGCGCATAGCAAGTGTGCTAAGGGGGCAAAGAGTGATCCTGTAGACACGACatgtcaggcccactcagccattcagcagcagaggcggGACACCATCCCAGGTCtcatctcagaccaggaagcgatcAGGGACCGGAGCAGTAGGATCTGAGCCGCAGCgctagagccagggaggtaagtacatgtAATTATTTTCATCCTCCCCAGATATTGTAAGAAAGGATCCTGGCTGCAGAACCCCTGTAAGACTCCGAACATTCCTCATACACGCCAATGACTCATACAGATTCCTCCAAATGTTTCATATTTAGAGGAATCGTGAAACTCCATTACCTAATTATCCTTATTATAGTTTCCTATTTCCTATAATTGCTACATGAGGAGAAAGTGACTCTAAACAGCAAGTATAGAGTCAGGGAGGCGGAGCTGTCATCACTTCcattatactgtgtgataggagtcATATCATCCTCACCATTAACTATGATGGGAGTTTCCAGGAGTCCTTCAAACTGAGTCATATGAGGGCTGAAAGTCTAACAGACATTACTGGTATCTTCAGTAACTTCTGACAAGGTCCTTGGACACATCTGATACCCGTGGCTGCAGGAGTGTGACCAGGGGCTAAAGGCGGCCATACTCCTTACATCTCCCACCatgctccccatacacaggaaggaTCGGCACAGCCAAGTGCTGCTGTGCTGTCTAGGGGAAGGAGTAAGccgcagccggggggggggggggggggggggggggggggggggggggtggaagaaACGACAGCAGGGATCAGGTAGCCTGTGAgcatctgtatattatcccccccatgcaTCGGTAAAACGGACAGGAGGCTTGGAAGCACAACTGTGTGATCTTCCTATCAGcagctgggaggaggagagataaggagatagatagataggagatagatagataggagatagatagatagatagatagataggagatagatagatagatagatagatagatagatagatagatagataggagatagataggagatagatagataggagatagatagatagatagatagatagataggagatagatagatattacacacacacagctgacaaTATTGATAGGATATGTATCATCTTTAATACTTGGTTATTCCACAGCATGTTAAAATGTCGTATATCCTTCTATTATGTACACACAAGCATATGGCTTATCATAGCGTCTCACTATCATatgctattggggggggggggatctgtctgtAGTTTTCACGTGCCAGTGGAAGCTTCTTGGCGTTTCTCGTGTCCCATGtggataaagtttttttttctccattaagTTCCAAACATTCGTTTCCTATAAAACGTCAAGATGGAATCTTTGCTGTGTGAATACTTGCATGTGTAAGAAGATATGACTttcttgtaaaacatttcccacagtcTGTGCACAagtacggcttctctcctgtgtggcttctctgaTGAGAAACAAGATTTGATGTACTTATGAAACATTTTCCGCATTCTGAACAGGAATATGGCTTCTcgcctgtgtgacttctctcatgtttAACAAGGTAAGATTTACTAATAAAGCTTTTTCCGCATGCTGTACATgaatatggtttctctcctgtgtgaattctttcatgtataACAAGACTTGGTTTACTTGTAAAGCTTTTCCCACAAGCTGCACATGAATATGGTTTCTCTCCAGTGTGATTTCTTGCATGTATAATAAGACTTGGCTTATCTGtataacattttccacattccagacatgaatatggcttctctccggtgtgacttctctcatgtgtAAGAAGATGTGATTTCCttgtaaaacatttgccacatcgTGGACAGgaatatggtttctctcctgtgtgacttctttcatgtttaacaagacttgatttatttgtaaaacattttccacattctgaacagtaATATGGTCTTTCTCCTGTGTGATTTCTCTCATGGGTGACAAGATGAGAgttttttgtaaaacatttcccacattccgaacaagAATACGGTTTCtcgcctgtgtgaattttttcatgtgtaacaagacttgatttatatataaagcatttcccacattctgaacatgaataaggCTTCTggcctgtgtgaattctttcatgtttGACAAGACTTTGTTTATCTATAAAActctttccacattctgaacatacatACGGTTTCtcgcctgtgtgaattctttcatgagTGACAAGACTTTGTTTacttgtaaaacattttccacattctgaacatggaaacggcttctctcctgtgtgtgttCTCTCATGTACAAGAAGATCTGATCTACTTGtaaaacgtttcccacattctgcacatgaatatggcttttcccctgtgtgactcCTCTGATGTGAAACAAGATTTGATTTACTTATAAaacgttttccacattctgaacatgaaaatggtttctctccagtgtgaattctctgatgtattACATAATTTGATTTATCTGTAAagtatttcccacattctgaacacgaataCGGCTTCTCTCCAGCATGAATTCTTTTGTGTGCTAAAAAATCTAATCTTTCTGTAAAATCTTTCCCACATTCATCACACCGAAGCCTTTCGTCCTCTTTCCAGTCTGTCTTTATAGTCGTAGTGTGTGAgcggtcaggagaaggttcctcatggtcaggaggattatatgatagatctgtagtgtgacgtcctggatgtacagtaagggggaggagggcttctcctgaggagcGCTGCTCCGCACCTTCATCCTCTTCTTTATAATTCAGCCACAGCACAATTTTTCCCTCGAAGTTCTCAACAGAATTTTCTGTACAGATAAAAGGAATTTAGTTATTTCTTCCCACAAAGTAAACACATTTTTGACATTTCTTTCCGAGACGTTCTAcagcagcacagaaagggttaatgttttgtTCTCTACAACCAGGAGGAAGAGAATTTATCAGCAGTAAATGAACTATTAACCCcataacatccactataaatGCCCATAGCTATAAAGGATACACTGAGCTTAGAGGGATAACAAGAGTTTGCGGAAATTCTTTTactttttgacactttttttgttctgtatttgaGGTCTGTGCGTCTCTTATCCCCCCCGCATCCTCCCGCGTCTCTTATCCCCCCCGCATCCTCCCGCGTCTCTTATCCCCCCTGCGTCTCTTATCCCCCGCATCCTCCCGCCTCTCTTATCCCCCCGCgtctcttatcccccccccccgcatcctcccgcgtctcttatccccccccccccccgcatcctcccgcgtctcttatcccccccccccccgcatcctcccgcgtctcttatcccccccccccccgcatcctcccgcgtctcttatcccccccccccgcatcctccCGCGTctcgtatcccccccccccccgcatcctcccgcgtctcttatcccccccccccccccgcatcctcccgcgtctcttatccccccccccccgcatcctcccgcgtctcttatccccccccccccgcatcctcccgcgtctcttatccccccccccccgcatcctcccgcgtctcttatccccccccccccgcatcctcccgcgtctcttatccccccccccccgcatcctcccgcgtctcttatcccccccccccgcatcctcccgcgtctcttatcccccccccccgcatcctcccgcgtctcttatcccccccccccgcatcctcccgcgtctcttatccccctccctcccgggCTAATgtccattttttcctccttgtgtttataaGGCCACAGCGGTTGCATTtgatcacctacagacccacgcgagtgcttttttttgcgccactaactgtactttgcaatgacaggcttttctataaaatatactgcaaaatatgcgcggtgaaataaaaaataaaacacaatactttttatgggggggggggctgtgtttacgccgttcgtcctttggtaaaactggtatccatgttcctcaagttggtacagtTAAAATTTGTAACTTTTACTTTAttcgatggcttttaaaaaattaaaacctttaaaaaaaaaaaactaaaatgctccttaacctcttaaggacattagcacttcaaagcgggaccGCGCGGccgccccgctttgaagcgccgcggtcccgggtgccgcgtgtagcccaggaccgctaCTATTAGCGTGCACGGCGAtcagctaatcggaggcagctgtcaaagttgacagctgcctccaattaccggaggcaacctttccctggtgtctagtgggggagatcgctccagcgggacgttgtcctggaggagcaatctccgttactgaagccggccggggactcgtccaagatggcgccatccccggctcggcactcgtttacttccgaagcagccggaagtaaacaagtgccgatctcattgatctctgcagcatatctatacagcagagatctcaatgagagatcaaagtgtatatactagaagtcccctagggggaataaccctaaccccagggggggggaataaccctaaccccagggggggggggaataaccctaaccccagggggggggggaataaccctaaccccagggggggggggggggggaataaccctaaccccagggggggggggaataaccctaaccccaggggggggggggaataaccctaaccccagggggggggggggaataaccctaaccccagggggggggggaataaccctaaccccaggggggggggggaataaccctaaccccagggggggggggaataaccctaaccccaggggggggggaataaccctaaccccaggggggggggggggaaataaccctaaccccagggggggggggggaaaaaacccaaaccccaggggggggaaaaacccaaaccccaggggggggggaataacccaaaccccaggggggggggaataaccctaaccccaggggggggggaataaccctaaccccaggggggggaataaccctaaccccagggggggggaataaccctaaccccagggggggaataaccctaaccccgggggggcttctagtataagtgtaaaaaaaaaaaaagtgttgtttatagtaaaaagcccccttccccaataaaagtctgaatcaccccccttttcccaggttttaaataaaagtaaacaaataaataaataaacatatttagtatcgccgcgcgcgtaatccccggaaatattaattaatcacattcctgatctcgtacggtaaacggcgtcagcgcaaaaaaatcccaaagtgcaaaattgcgcatttttggtcgcatcaaatccagaaaaaatttaataaaaagtgatcaaaaagttgtatatgcgcaatcaaggtaccgatagaaagatcacatcatggcgcaaaaaatgacacctgacacagccccatagaccaaaggataaaagcgcaataagcccgggaatggagcgattttaaggaacgtatatttgttaacaatggtttgaattttttacaggccatcagatacaatataagttatacatgttatatatcatagtaatcgtaacgacttgaggaacatatataacaagtcagttttaccccagagcgaatggcgtaaaaacacagttcccccaaataaaagaaatgcgttttttttttcaatttcaccacactttgaatttttttctggttccgcagtgtactttatgcaaaaattcagccgtcattgcaaagtacaattagtgacgcaaaaaataaggggtcatgtgggtttctaggtggaaaaatgcaagtgctatggccttttaaacacgaggaaaaaccgaaaacgcaaaaacaaaaatgggccccgtccttaaggggttaaaattgctgcattaccctccttataacgcttgtatgcaatttttttatcacaatttttctggatttaatttgACAAAAAATGCACacttttgcacttacgccgtttactgtgcaggatcaggaatgtgatcatttaaaagttcaggcgattacgcacgctgcgataccaaacatgtttatttatttttatttataaaaaagaaaaaaggagggtgattgagacttttattatgggaggggattttttattaaaatcccccccccccacatacattaattagaagt
Above is a window of Dendropsophus ebraccatus isolate aDenEbr1 chromosome 7, aDenEbr1.pat, whole genome shotgun sequence DNA encoding:
- the LOC138797199 gene encoding zinc finger protein 585A-like; amino-acid sequence: MRGDPRCMSEVKEEEAPAAAIPENVGNISEENILLLLNYKEEAGSAKQRSSGEALLPLTVHPGRHTTDLSYNPPDHEEPSPDRSHTATTERIECDNCGKALPERSDVLACKRIHGRQKLHACSECGKYFRDKTTFVIHMRDHTGEKPFSCSECGKCFKRKSHLISHEKSHTGEKPHSCAECGKRFIGRSDLLVHERIHTGEKPYPCSECGKCFTSKQSLVTHERIHTGVKPYVCLECGKCFVDKQGLVKHERIHTGHKPYSCLECGKCFTGRSDLLVHERSHTGEKPYSCSECGKCFTINQSLVIHKRLHTGMKPYLCPECGKCFVDKRSLVKHEKTHTGQNSFTCSECGKCFLYKDSLVTHKRIHTGKKPLRCDECGKDFTERLDFLAHKRIHAGEKPYSCSECGKYFTDKSNYVIHQRIHTGEKPFSCSECGKRFISKSNLVSHQRSHTGEKPYSCAECGKRFTSRSDLLVHERTHTGEKPFPCSECGKCFTSKQSLVTHERIHTGEKPYVCSECGKSFIDKQSLVKHERIHTGQKPYSCSECGKCFIYKSSLVTHEKIHTGEKPYSCSECGKCFTKNSHLVTHERNHTGERPYYCSECGKCFTNKSSLVKHERSHTGEKPYSCPRCGKCFTRKSHLLTHERSHTGEKPYSCLECGKCYTDKPSLIIHARNHTGEKPYSCAACGKSFTSKPSLVIHERIHTGEKPYSCTACGKSFISKSYLVKHERSHTGEKPYSCSECGKCFISTSNLVSHQRSHTGEKPYLCTDCGKCFTRKSYLLTHASIHTAKIPS